In a genomic window of Sulfurisphaera tokodaii str. 7:
- a CDS encoding AMP-binding protein: MFEIDLRENRFHNYDELIKTFKWSIPSYFNIGEAILDRKIREGLGDNVAVYYEDEEGNHSVYTFSQLKKLSDSLITLLKENGVKKGDVIGVYLQPRVETIVSILTIYRLGGVTLSISPLMGVDAVEYRIKQSGAKVIIMEGSRKEVRERLKNVTKIVVDGEANRENEIEFDEVKKASGIYDAVNTGSEDPAQLFYTSGSTGAPKGVLHAHRFLLGHIPTYQLYFEMAPKEEDVFYTPADWGWIGAIGDVLLPSLYFGKPIVAYRRTGKFSPKDTLAVMQKYKVTCAFIPPTALRMIRREVSSPTKDYDLKLRAISSAGEAVGEELIEWAMKELSPNVNEFYGCTEANLVTVNNSLWRKIGSVGKPAPGHEVAVIDEQGNKLINQIGEIAVKSGDPVLFLGYYKNPEATAKKFRGDWFLIGDLGIMDEYGYIWFKGRADDVIKVSGYRLGPEEIESIILQHPAVQEVAVIGKADKLRGNIIKAFIVLKEGYSPSEELVTEIQQLVKSRLASYAYPREIEFVKELPRTETGKLKRFELRKREEEKS; encoded by the coding sequence ATGTTTGAAATTGACCTAAGGGAAAATAGATTTCATAATTATGATGAATTAATAAAGACATTTAAGTGGAGTATCCCTTCTTATTTTAATATAGGAGAAGCAATATTAGACAGAAAAATTAGAGAAGGATTAGGAGATAATGTAGCTGTTTACTATGAAGATGAAGAGGGTAATCACTCTGTTTATACGTTCTCACAATTGAAAAAACTTAGTGATTCTTTGATAACACTTTTGAAAGAAAATGGAGTGAAAAAGGGTGATGTGATAGGTGTTTATTTACAACCTAGAGTTGAAACAATCGTAAGTATTCTGACAATATATAGGCTTGGAGGTGTCACTTTATCTATTTCCCCGTTAATGGGAGTAGATGCTGTTGAGTACAGAATAAAGCAAAGTGGAGCAAAAGTCATAATAATGGAAGGTTCAAGAAAGGAAGTAAGAGAGAGGTTAAAAAATGTAACTAAGATAGTAGTTGATGGTGAAGCTAATAGAGAAAATGAGATAGAATTCGACGAGGTTAAGAAAGCTTCTGGAATATACGACGCTGTGAATACTGGAAGTGAAGATCCTGCCCAACTTTTTTATACTTCAGGTAGTACTGGTGCACCAAAAGGGGTTCTTCATGCTCATAGATTTTTATTAGGACATATTCCAACTTATCAACTTTATTTCGAAATGGCACCAAAAGAGGAAGACGTATTTTATACGCCAGCAGACTGGGGATGGATAGGAGCTATAGGTGATGTACTATTACCTAGTTTATATTTCGGAAAGCCTATAGTAGCATACAGAAGAACGGGCAAGTTCTCTCCTAAAGATACTCTTGCAGTAATGCAAAAATATAAGGTTACATGCGCATTTATTCCTCCTACTGCTTTGAGAATGATTAGAAGAGAAGTTAGTAGCCCTACAAAGGACTACGATTTAAAGCTAAGGGCAATTAGTAGTGCAGGAGAAGCTGTAGGAGAGGAGTTAATAGAATGGGCAATGAAAGAATTGTCTCCTAATGTCAATGAATTTTATGGTTGTACTGAAGCTAATTTAGTAACAGTAAACAATTCCTTATGGAGAAAAATAGGTTCTGTGGGCAAACCTGCACCGGGACATGAGGTAGCGGTTATTGATGAACAAGGAAATAAACTGATAAATCAGATAGGGGAAATAGCAGTAAAGTCTGGAGATCCAGTACTTTTTCTAGGATATTATAAAAACCCGGAAGCTACTGCAAAGAAATTTAGAGGGGATTGGTTTTTAATTGGAGATTTAGGAATAATGGACGAATATGGCTACATTTGGTTTAAAGGTAGGGCAGATGATGTAATAAAAGTATCTGGATATAGGTTAGGACCAGAAGAGATAGAAAGCATTATATTACAACATCCTGCGGTTCAAGAGGTAGCGGTAATAGGTAAGGCAGATAAATTGAGAGGAAATATAATCAAGGCATTCATAGTATTAAAGGAAGGGTATAGTCCCTCAGAGGAGTTAGTAACTGAAATCCAGCAGTTGGTAAAGAGTAGACTAGCTTCTTATGCATATCCTAGGGAAATAGAGTTCGTAAAAGAATTACCTAGGACGGAAACGGGTAAGTTAAAGAGATTTGAACTAAGAAAAAGAGAGGAAGAAAAAAGTTAA
- a CDS encoding MFS transporter — protein sequence MADNGEKDWKTALKVAISANLGWGFELFDLVVYLYVATTIAPLFFPSSSKIASLLLFLLTIVIGYFARPLGGIFFGHYGDRIGRKRLWFVSLAGMGIATVSIGFLPTYYQIGILATVLIILLRIVQGFFLAGEWGGGMTLVNEFSPPNLRGLMSGIQQGGAALGLIFAVIANEVALALAPGDAFQTYGWRIMFWFGVVPLAIALAIRWKVGESVEWLNKVANNPEKIPIATVFKKWWKLVIIATIVLFSSGSIYYGIIAYMPTFLGLYTRLSAYQIDNVVLATNLIWLFVSPLTGYLSDVLKVRKLLIAILGFVIGALVYPIIILLATGSYVLSIIAGLVLGFLFAFQYSIFPAWLSENITTNVRYSYIAFSINLGVALSSFAPYIVTFLGLVFSNPVTGIAVFDIITSILGGVVALMSPRDRVGLELH from the coding sequence ATGGCAGATAATGGAGAGAAGGACTGGAAAACCGCTTTAAAGGTAGCCATATCAGCTAATTTAGGTTGGGGATTTGAGCTATTTGATTTAGTAGTTTATTTGTATGTGGCAACGACTATAGCTCCTCTATTCTTTCCTTCCTCAAGTAAAATAGCTAGCTTGTTATTATTCTTATTAACTATAGTTATAGGGTATTTTGCAAGACCTTTAGGAGGTATATTCTTCGGACATTATGGAGATAGAATTGGAAGGAAAAGATTGTGGTTTGTATCTTTAGCTGGAATGGGTATAGCAACTGTGTCTATAGGGTTTTTGCCTACGTACTATCAGATTGGAATATTAGCAACTGTGCTCATAATTTTGTTAAGAATAGTCCAAGGCTTTTTCTTAGCTGGTGAATGGGGAGGAGGAATGACGTTAGTAAATGAATTTTCTCCTCCTAATTTAAGAGGGCTAATGAGTGGAATTCAACAAGGGGGTGCCGCATTAGGGTTAATATTTGCAGTAATTGCTAATGAAGTAGCCTTAGCCTTGGCACCAGGAGATGCTTTTCAAACGTATGGCTGGAGAATTATGTTTTGGTTTGGCGTTGTCCCATTAGCTATAGCTTTAGCTATAAGGTGGAAAGTTGGAGAGAGTGTAGAGTGGTTAAACAAGGTTGCTAATAATCCAGAAAAAATACCTATAGCTACTGTTTTTAAGAAGTGGTGGAAGTTAGTTATAATAGCTACAATAGTTCTTTTTAGTAGCGGAAGTATATACTATGGAATTATAGCATATATGCCTACATTTTTAGGGCTTTATACTCGTTTATCGGCATATCAAATAGATAATGTGGTTTTAGCTACTAATCTAATATGGTTATTTGTTTCACCGTTAACTGGCTACTTAAGTGATGTATTGAAGGTGAGAAAGTTACTAATAGCGATCTTAGGCTTTGTAATAGGTGCTTTAGTATATCCGATAATAATCTTACTTGCAACTGGTTCATACGTTCTAAGCATTATTGCTGGCTTAGTACTAGGATTCTTATTTGCATTTCAATATTCAATATTTCCAGCCTGGTTATCTGAAAATATAACCACTAATGTAAGATATTCTTATATAGCTTTTTCGATAAATCTAGGTGTAGCATTATCATCTTTTGCACCTTATATAGTCACATTTTTAGGACTAGTATTTAGTAATCCAGTTACAGGAATTGCAGTGTTTGATATAATCACTTCTATACTGGGAGGAGTAGTAGCTTTAATGTCACCACGAGATAGAGTGGGACTAGAGTTGCATTAA
- a CDS encoding NAD(P)-dependent alcohol dehydrogenase gives MRAMRLVEIGKPLKLEDIPIPKPKGSQVLIKIEAAGVCHSDVHMRQGRFGNLRIVEDLGVKLPVTLGHEIAGRIEEVGDEVVGYSKGDLVAVNPWEGEGNCYYCRIGEEHLCDSPRWLGINYDGAYAEYVLVPHYKYLYKLRRLSAVEAAPLTCSGVTTYRAVRKASLDPSKTLVVIGAGGGLGTMAIQIAKAVSGATIIGVDVREEALEAAKRAGADYVINASSQDPVSEIRRITQGKGADAVIDLNNSEKTLSIYPYVLAKQGKYVMVGLFGADLKYHAPLITLNEVQFIGSLVGNQSDFLGIMSLAEAGKVKPMVTKTMKLEEANEAIDNLENFKAVGRQVLVP, from the coding sequence ATGCGCGCGATGAGATTAGTAGAAATAGGAAAGCCGTTAAAGTTGGAAGATATTCCAATCCCTAAGCCAAAAGGTTCTCAAGTCTTAATAAAAATTGAAGCCGCTGGAGTATGTCATTCAGACGTGCATATGAGGCAAGGAAGATTTGGTAATTTGAGAATAGTTGAAGATTTAGGTGTGAAATTGCCTGTTACTTTAGGTCATGAGATTGCTGGTAGGATAGAGGAAGTAGGTGATGAGGTTGTCGGATATTCTAAGGGTGATTTGGTTGCTGTGAATCCTTGGGAGGGTGAGGGAAATTGTTATTACTGTAGAATTGGTGAAGAGCACTTGTGTGACTCACCAAGGTGGTTAGGGATTAATTATGATGGTGCTTATGCCGAATATGTTTTAGTTCCTCATTATAAATACTTGTATAAGTTAAGGAGACTTAGTGCCGTTGAGGCTGCACCATTAACTTGTTCCGGTGTAACAACGTATAGGGCTGTTAGGAAAGCATCTCTTGATCCCTCAAAGACACTAGTAGTAATAGGTGCTGGTGGAGGATTAGGTACTATGGCTATACAAATAGCTAAGGCTGTGAGTGGTGCTACAATAATTGGTGTTGATGTGAGGGAGGAGGCATTAGAGGCTGCTAAAAGGGCTGGGGCTGATTATGTAATAAACGCTTCATCTCAAGATCCGGTAAGTGAGATTAGGAGAATAACTCAAGGTAAAGGGGCTGATGCTGTTATAGATTTAAACAACTCAGAAAAAACTCTCTCAATTTATCCTTATGTTTTAGCTAAACAAGGGAAATACGTAATGGTTGGACTTTTTGGTGCTGATTTAAAGTATCATGCACCTTTAATAACGTTAAATGAGGTTCAATTTATAGGTAGTCTTGTTGGTAATCAATCTGACTTCTTGGGTATTATGAGCTTAGCCGAGGCTGGTAAGGTTAAACCTATGGTGACTAAGACGATGAAATTAGAAGAGGCAAATGAGGCTATAGATAATTTGGAGAACTTTAAAGCTGTTGGGAGGCAAGTATTAGTACCTTAA
- a CDS encoding PaREP1 family protein, which translates to MLKEGFTKNSANKVFMVWKSFINALVVLNLDKMYRDEKEKE; encoded by the coding sequence ATGCTTAAAGAAGGCTTTACTAAGAATTCAGCTAACAAGGTCTTCATGGTCTGGAAGTCTTTTATCAATGCTTTAGTAGTATTAAACCTTGATAAGATGTATAGGGACGAAAAGGAGAAGGAGTGA
- a CDS encoding PaREP1 family protein, translating to MEELIRRAEEKGIDVEEVLIQLIYKDDPEGEVKFRLEMAKKYMAEAEDYIKKGDPVQASEKAYKVAEELVKALAEKFNLPEYQKARNEEKWYTYLLGSAAGKLSSYLGAWVMNGWSAGYTLHVWGFHEAKWSIQDILPWVNTVKKMLEEGEKVLQ from the coding sequence ATGGAAGAACTGATAAGAAGAGCTGAGGAAAAAGGGATAGACGTTGAAGAGGTTCTAATTCAGCTAATATACAAAGACGATCCTGAAGGGGAGGTAAAGTTTAGGTTAGAGATGGCGAAGAAGTACATGGCTGAGGCTGAAGATTATATTAAGAAAGGTGATCCAGTCCAGGCCTCTGAGAAAGCTTATAAGGTTGCAGAAGAGCTGGTGAAAGCCCTTGCTGAGAAGTTTAACCTACCGGAATATCAAAAGGCTAGAAATGAGGAGAAGTGGTATACATACTTGCTCGGTTCTGCAGCAGGGAAGCTTTCCTCATATCTGGGAGCCTGGGTAATGAATGGGTGGAGTGCAGGATACACTTTGCACGTCTGGGGTTTTCATGAAGCTAAGTGGAGCATTCAAGATATTCTGCCTTGGGTTAATACTGTTAAAAAGATGCTGGAAGAGGGAGAAAAAGTTCTGCAATGA